A region of Sulfurimonas sp. DNA encodes the following proteins:
- a CDS encoding glycosyltransferase, with protein sequence MIRFNINIVAPNIKSGGGKELLEYLLEYLEENYKHIHVTVYLDTSMQHIKASSNMKVVFLSNYFKKIQLFCKKLEHALYFGNLPPLRKSYNSIVYFHNPYLLMNIKKLFSSSVPFFIKYSLQQLYIMNFIKNVNSVACQNKLIKENFINKYKYNNVEILPFFRLCKKSLDDYHIKKYDFCYVSLAHPHKNHAVLLDAMKILSDSGTVSSLAVTIENDKIELINKINMINSLGVVNIKNLGVIPKSEVCMLYADSKCMVFPSKEETFGLGLIEAVDMKLDVIAADLDYVYQVISPSMVFNSDSAKICAKVMQKYITSMKNKKSIGLVHNEIDKLIDKLIRGNNYVQK encoded by the coding sequence GTGATTAGGTTTAATATCAATATTGTAGCTCCAAACATAAAAAGTGGTGGTGGTAAAGAATTGCTAGAATATCTTTTAGAATATTTAGAAGAGAATTATAAGCATATTCATGTAACTGTTTACCTAGATACTTCTATGCAGCACATAAAGGCATCTTCAAATATGAAGGTTGTTTTTTTAAGTAATTATTTTAAGAAGATACAACTTTTTTGCAAAAAGCTGGAACATGCTTTATACTTTGGCAATCTTCCTCCTTTGAGAAAATCATACAATTCTATTGTATATTTTCACAATCCGTATTTATTAATGAATATAAAAAAATTATTTTCCTCCTCGGTGCCTTTTTTTATAAAATATAGTTTACAACAGTTATACATAATGAATTTTATAAAAAATGTAAATTCCGTTGCATGCCAAAATAAGTTAATAAAAGAAAATTTTATAAATAAATATAAATATAATAATGTTGAAATCTTGCCTTTTTTCAGGTTGTGTAAAAAAAGTTTAGATGATTATCATATAAAAAAGTATGATTTTTGTTACGTGTCCTTAGCTCATCCTCATAAAAATCATGCAGTATTATTAGACGCTATGAAAATTTTGTCTGACAGTGGGACTGTTAGTAGTTTGGCAGTTACAATTGAAAATGACAAAATAGAATTGATAAATAAAATAAATATGATTAATAGTTTAGGTGTAGTAAATATAAAGAACTTAGGAGTAATTCCTAAAAGTGAAGTTTGCATGCTGTATGCCGATAGTAAATGTATGGTTTTTCCTTCAAAAGAAGAAACCTTTGGTTTAGGCTTAATAGAAGCTGTTGATATGAAACTAGATGTTATTGCCGCTGATTTGGACTATGTATATCAAGTTATAAGTCCATCAATGGTATTTAATTCAGATAGCGCTAAAATATGCGCTAAAGTTATGCAAAAATATATTACTAGTATGAAAAATAAGAAAAGTATAGGTCTAGTGCATAATGAGATAGATAAATTAATAGATAAATTAATTAGAGGTAATAATTATGTTCAAAAATAA
- a CDS encoding polysaccharide biosynthesis protein, whose amino-acid sequence MFKNKILLITGGTGSFGNAVLRNFLDTDIKEIRIFSRDELKQDDMRKKYNNEKLKFYIGDVRDTNSLDDAIKNVDFIFHAAALKQVPSCEFYPMQAVQTNVIGTENLLNTAIKYKVKKVIVLSTDKAVYPINAMGISKAMMEKVAIAKSRNLGKETTICCTRYGNVMASRGSVIPLFINQIREGKEITITDPNMTRFMMSLDDAVDLVMFAFKNGVNGDIFVQKAPAATIELLAYTLKNLLNRSEHIIRVIGTRHGEKLYETLLTREEMVTAVDMNNYYRIPSDSRDLNYNQYFEDGVIITEAKDYHSHNTKRLNESEMKDMLIGLKEIKNDLEDFGVSL is encoded by the coding sequence ATGTTCAAAAATAAAATTCTATTAATCACAGGTGGAACAGGCTCATTTGGGAATGCTGTTCTTCGTAATTTTTTAGATACTGATATAAAAGAAATAAGAATTTTTTCTCGTGATGAGTTAAAGCAAGATGATATGCGAAAAAAATATAATAATGAAAAGCTAAAATTTTACATTGGTGATGTAAGAGATACTAATTCTTTAGACGATGCCATAAAGAATGTTGATTTTATTTTCCATGCAGCTGCACTTAAGCAAGTACCATCTTGTGAGTTTTACCCTATGCAAGCAGTACAAACAAATGTAATTGGAACTGAAAATCTTCTAAATACTGCTATAAAATACAAGGTAAAAAAAGTTATAGTTTTAAGTACAGATAAAGCTGTATACCCTATTAATGCTATGGGAATAAGTAAAGCAATGATGGAAAAAGTTGCAATAGCAAAATCAAGAAATCTTGGAAAAGAAACTACTATATGCTGTACTAGATATGGTAATGTAATGGCTAGTCGAGGTTCTGTGATACCATTGTTTATAAATCAGATTAGAGAAGGGAAAGAGATAACTATTACAGACCCAAATATGACTAGATTTATGATGAGTTTAGATGATGCAGTTGATTTAGTTATGTTTGCTTTTAAAAATGGGGTCAATGGTGATATATTTGTTCAAAAAGCACCAGCAGCTACTATTGAACTTTTAGCATATACATTAAAAAACTTATTAAACCGTTCAGAACATATTATAAGAGTTATTGGTACTAGACATGGGGAAAAACTTTATGAAACACTTTTGACTAGAGAAGAGATGGTTACAGCTGTTGACATGAATAACTACTATAGAATACCATCTGACAGTAGAGATTTAAACTATAATCAATATTTTGAAGATGGTGTAATTATCACAGAGGCGAAAGATTATCACTCGCATAATACTAAGAGATTAAATGAAAGTGAGATGAAAGATATGTTGATTGGACTAAAAGAGATAAAAAATGATCTAGAAGATTTTGGAGTTTCTTTATGA
- the wecB gene encoding non-hydrolyzing UDP-N-acetylglucosamine 2-epimerase produces the protein MKKVMTIVGTRPEIIKLSRVFAELEKFTEHILVHSGQNYDYELNEVFFNEMGIKKPDHFLNAAADNPAETIANVISKSDKLLEKVNPDAILLYGDTNSCLSVISAKRRKIPIFHMEAGNRCFDQRVPEEINRKIIDHLSDINMTLTEHARRYLIDEGIRPETVIKIGSSMLEVLEYYKEDIENSKVLETLSLKEKDFFIVSAHREENIDSEQNFNDLLESLNVVAKAYNKRVIVSTHPRTRKKLELLGNKKFNPLIEFMKPLGFFDYIALQKNAFCAISDSGTITEESSLLGFPAITIRQAHERPEGMDEGTLIMSGLTSNNILNSIDIVTSQNLDGSMEVVKDYDTNNVSKKVVRIIVSYIDYINRTVWKKY, from the coding sequence ATGAAAAAGGTAATGACTATAGTAGGGACTCGTCCAGAGATTATAAAATTAAGTAGAGTTTTTGCAGAACTTGAAAAATTCACTGAACATATTTTGGTACATAGTGGACAAAATTATGATTACGAATTAAATGAAGTCTTCTTTAATGAGATGGGAATAAAAAAACCAGATCATTTTTTAAATGCAGCAGCAGATAATCCAGCTGAAACGATTGCTAATGTAATTAGCAAGTCTGATAAGTTATTAGAAAAAGTTAATCCTGATGCAATTTTACTTTACGGTGACACAAATAGTTGCTTATCTGTAATATCTGCAAAAAGAAGAAAAATACCAATATTTCATATGGAAGCAGGAAATAGGTGTTTTGATCAAAGAGTACCTGAAGAAATAAATAGAAAAATTATTGATCATTTAAGTGACATTAACATGACTTTGACTGAGCATGCTAGAAGGTACCTTATCGATGAAGGTATTAGACCTGAAACAGTAATAAAAATAGGTTCATCAATGTTAGAAGTTCTAGAATATTACAAAGAAGATATAGAAAACTCTAAAGTTTTAGAAACATTATCTCTAAAAGAAAAAGATTTTTTTATCGTTAGTGCACATAGAGAAGAAAATATTGATAGTGAGCAAAATTTCAATGACTTGTTAGAGTCATTAAATGTAGTTGCAAAAGCATATAACAAAAGGGTGATTGTTTCAACTCATCCTAGAACAAGAAAAAAACTTGAATTATTAGGTAACAAAAAGTTTAATCCTTTAATCGAGTTTATGAAGCCATTAGGATTCTTTGACTACATCGCACTACAGAAGAATGCATTTTGCGCCATCTCTGATAGTGGAACTATCACTGAGGAGTCTTCATTGCTAGGTTTTCCAGCGATTACAATAAGACAAGCTCATGAAAGACCAGAAGGAATGGATGAAGGTACTTTAATAATGTCTGGACTCACTAGTAATAATATATTAAACTCTATAGACATAGTAACTAGTCAAAATCTGGATGGATCCATGGAAGTAGTTAAAGATTATGATACAAATAATGTTTCAAAAAAAGTAGTACGAATAATTGTGAGTTATATTGACTATATAAATAGAACTGTATGGAAAAAATATTAA
- a CDS encoding SDR family oxidoreductase, with product MKKKLLVLGSTGMLGHQVVNYFLQFSEYEVIDISFRNKLREETIILDVTNQTLLCDRLIKVNPDFIINCIGVLIGGANSNLTNAIYINAYFPHQLKDIAKNIGAKLIHISTDCVFSGKKGRYIETDERDGTDTYAKTKALGEVIDNTNVTLRTSIIGLELKTNGEGLFHWFMSQDGTINGFTRAIWSGVTTIELAKAIKWAIENEITGLYHVTNNKSINKNDLLNLFKKYIKKNIEIVAVDGKEVNKNFIDTRKEINYDIPDYDDMIREMVAKIFKNNLYNQYQ from the coding sequence ATGAAAAAAAAACTTTTAGTTCTTGGCTCTACTGGAATGCTAGGTCATCAAGTTGTGAATTATTTTTTACAATTTAGTGAATATGAAGTCATTGATATTTCATTTAGAAACAAACTTAGAGAAGAAACAATTATTCTTGATGTTACAAATCAAACTTTACTTTGTGATAGATTAATTAAAGTTAATCCAGATTTTATTATTAATTGTATTGGTGTATTAATTGGTGGTGCAAATAGTAATCTTACTAATGCAATTTATATAAATGCTTACTTCCCGCATCAATTGAAAGACATTGCAAAAAATATAGGTGCAAAATTAATTCATATATCAACGGACTGTGTGTTTTCTGGTAAAAAAGGCAGATATATTGAAACAGATGAGCGAGATGGAACAGATACTTATGCCAAAACCAAAGCACTTGGTGAAGTAATAGATAATACAAATGTTACTCTAAGAACATCAATTATCGGACTTGAATTAAAAACTAATGGTGAAGGCTTATTCCATTGGTTTATGAGTCAAGATGGAACTATAAATGGATTTACTAGGGCTATTTGGTCAGGAGTAACAACAATAGAACTTGCCAAGGCTATAAAATGGGCTATTGAAAATGAAATTACAGGTTTGTATCATGTAACAAATAACAAATCCATAAATAAAAATGACTTATTAAACTTATTTAAAAAATATATTAAAAAGAATATTGAAATAGTTGCTGTAGATGGCAAGGAAGTTAATAAGAATTTTATAGATACTAGAAAAGAGATTAACTATGATATTCCTGATTATGATGATATGATTAGAGAGATGGTAGCGAAAATATTTAAAAATAATTTATATAACCAGTATCAATGA